Genomic DNA from Fundulus heteroclitus isolate FHET01 unplaced genomic scaffold, MU-UCD_Fhet_4.1 scaffold_49, whole genome shotgun sequence:
TATAACACAAAACAGTAACACACTGACTTTCAGCTCTTTCCACTTCCACAAACCCCTCAAATTCTTCCTCTTCAGTGTCTGAGTTACCCGGTTAGGTGATCACATCCAGCCTGGATCCTTGACGTTATTATCCAACACTATAGCctcatttacactacccttgttaaataaaccgatccgtgccgagaacggtccgagctttgatcagttaaccgtgcccagcttggttctgacgaccgtttacacatcaccctatctcggttcctcgcctcctagtgacgatctgcagtactgctgctctctgggattgaatgagaaaatcaagcaaatcaaaatggcggcgcccgtaacattcaggaagttatgtttggttatatttgcttttagcggagagtcaggcgaagacggcaaccttttggtgaatttacttgacggagTCGGCTTTTAGGacgtggatgagacaaacgaatGGCTAaccaggatttacagacgcaggaaacaacaacagatgaTGAGGTTCATCACTGCttagcagaatcatcactggaaaccgtgtgtcacggtagggaagctagtatttgtATGAATGAAAACTAGTtggctgactgtaaggagatccGCTCTTTGtttatcagagaaccgagccaAGGAAAAAATGGACCGAGCCCACCTATCGAACTGGACTAAATTTagcacggttcagttcagtttgtgatCCATTTACACtggatagttatctcagttaccgagctcggactgttctcggcacggttaaaaacaggtagtgtaaacggggttaATGTTGGTGTTACCTGAGCGTGAAACCTCGGACCACAGCTGAGACTGATACCTTAGCCCAGGATCCATGATCCATTGACAGTGTCGTAAGTCGCTGTCTCCCTTTGTTGGTAAAGTTTTTAACAGCATTGCAGAGACGGGCGCACATTAAGTCGAGATTCGTGGAGAAAGCCTTCCGGTCTCTTGGCGTAAACTTCTCTCAGCCACTCGTTTTGTCTTCGTCCATCCAGTCCTTTGGGTTAGCTTTGACAAAGTCTTCCTCTTGAAAATCTCCTTAGGGAGAAGTTTATGCTGTTCAGTCTGTAAGCCAAGAACTACAGAGAGGGATGACTCCTTTCTCCCTGTGGTGCTCTGGTCCCTCTTCCTCCACGGTGTGGTTCACGTCAAAGGTGAGGGACACCTTGTCCATGATGGCGATCTGCTCCGGCCGGACCTTCTTTTCAGCCATCTTGTTTCTAGCAGTACGCGCTGAAAGTGGCCAGCTTCTCTTTGTAACCTTCTGGCAGCTGCTGTGAGACGGTGGTTTGTGTGCGGATGGTCAGATTATGTCTTTTCATGAAGCGAAAGCACCAAGAAGGACCGCCCAGAAAGTCGTTGATGTTCATGTCCCGCGCCAGCGCTGTTGCCTTCCTGCGGATAGAGACGGTAGAGACGCTCCTGCCTGCTGCTCTCTGCTCAGTAACCCACTGCTCAATCTGGTCCTCCACCTGTGGCCACCTGGCGCTGTTCCCCCTGAAACTCTGCGTGGTCTTCTTGGCGTGGCGCAGGTCGTCTTCCTGCTTCCTCCACTTCCGCACCATTGACTCGTTAACGCTGAACTCTCTGGCAGCGGCTCTATTCCCGTGTTCGGCTGCGTGACGGATAGCCTTGAGTTTGAAGTCCGCGTCGTAAGCGTGTCTTTTGACAGGTGCCATTTTGGGGCCCTTatgcacaaagacacacatacacacacagtaGTATCATGGTGAAGCACAGCGTGTATCACTGCGTGTCCGTCGTGACTACGGCGGCTGCAATGCTACCTAGCGCCGCGGCTTTGAACGCCAGTTTACCAAAGTCaaggtaaaacattttgatggaGCGCCGTGAAGCACAAGAAATCGCTTTGAGGTCAGTGAGAACAACCAGAACCGTAGGCCATGTATGTACACCGGACTATTAAACCTCATTTTTAGACATAAAGGCTTTAAGTGCTCCTTATAGTCCAGGAAATATGGTGTGTGTAGAGATCTGGCTGCTAGCTTAGCCAGGTCTCTGTTGTAAAAGAGATTCTGAATCTCAGGGACTTTCTGggaaaataaaaggtaaaaaatccTGGAGATATCAGTGGAAAATGGGCTTATAATGATCTGTCAGGAGAAGATGAGATGTTTCCTTCACCTGTTTGAGTTaatataagaaatatttttctgtttctttattcTCATTGACTTCCTATCAGGTTTTGATCGCTGTAGAAAAGACAAAGACCTGAACACTGACCTGTAGATCAGGGGGACCAGAGGAGGAGGCTGGGTCGGTCTGGTTGGTGGTGTTCACAGGGTGGAGGTCTGGTTCCTGGTCCTGGTGTTCCTCAACTTTAACCTCTTCATTCTCCTCCTGCTTCACCTCCGTCTTCATCTCATGGCTCTCGTCCTCCTCAATCTTCATcttctggttctcctcctcctcctcctcaatcTTCATCTCGTGGTTCTCCTCCTTCACTTCCGTTTTCATCTCGTGGTTCTCCTCCTTCACTTCCGTTTTCATCACATGGTTCTCCTTTTCAATCTTCATCTCATGGTTCTCCTCCTTCACCCCCGTCTTCATCTCATGGTTCTCCTCCATCATTCTGGTCCTGCCTGATGAACTCCAGAGCCTCTTTGGTCCTCAGATGTTCTGATTCTTCAGCTGAAGCTCTGGGTAGAGATGTTCTGAGATGCACCCTGGTAGAAACAACAGCTGATCAGGTTAAAAGGTTTCTTAAATGTTTAGCTAATTAAGGAATTACACCCTCTTTCAGGTTTCAAAACATCAGGACATATTAAACATTATCTGGTCTTTGCAGCGTTTTAAAACTACTCTAAATCCAACTTCCACTTCCTTCCTCTCCAGTTTCATTAAAGCATATGTTTGGGACTGGAggattattaataataaatagagAGTGGAgagtattaataattaataccgatcaaataaaaatcaacGTACAAAAAAATCTCCCCTGGACTGTTTTGTGCtttaattttgaaattccaTAGCAGATACAGATGAACTTTGGTGAATAATATCTAGAAGTTGATCCTGAGGTGAAACGGTGCATTTCTGAAATCATTTGTTGCCACCgcgtgttaccatggtgacttTTCTTTGTCCAGGACATACACAGGTTTAGGCTACACACGGTAAACAAGCAATAAACGTGTACAGGTAATAACGTGGCAAACAATAGCTagtatttttacttatttttttcatctgtaGTTGTAATTCTTGACCTCCGTGTCGGAAATATCAACTGTAACGGCCCTAAAGACAGAAACTCGGTGCAGCGGGATAGTACCCGACTTCAGCGTCACGGTGGCTGCTACTTTCAGCAGCACCGAGTAAAACTTTACACAATGACTGTTTTTAGCAGCTCTCTGTTCTCCATGTGGGTCTGACAGCTGCTGCCTTTCAGGGTTCATCAGACGGAACGTTTCAGCTGTTTATTCACACAGAATACCGCCTAGAACCGCGTTAATGTCATTGTTGCTATTGTTTTAATAACAGCGCCAGCGTCCATGCTTTTTCCTGTCCGACCAGATGGAAACTGGAACGCAAAAAGGAGCTGAGCTAACGTAATTATGTGACTCGTTGTCTCGACCTGCGAGTCAAAATGAACTAAACAAAAATCTTCCCTGGAAACAAGCAGTTTGATTGCATAGCGACAGCAGAGTGTCTGCTAGCATGCTAGGCTAGCTCCTAGCCTAGCATGCTAGCTA
This window encodes:
- the LOC105923908 gene encoding uncharacterized protein LOC105923908 isoform X4, which translates into the protein MMEENHEMKTGVKEENHEMKIEKENHVMKTEVKEENHEMKTEVKEENHEMKIEEEEEENQKMKIEEDESHEMKTEVKQEENEEVKVEEHQDQEPDLHPVNTTNQTDPASSSGPPDLQGPKMAPVKRHAYDADFKLKAIRHAAEHGNRAAAREFSVNESMVRKWRKQEDDLRHAKKTTQSFRGNSARWPQVEDQIEQWVTEQRAAGRSVSTVSIRRKATALARDMNINDFLGGPSWCFRFMKRHNLTIRTQTTVSQQLPEGYKEKLATFSAYC